CGCCACCGGCATCGCGGCGAAGCTGGACGAGCTGACGAAGGCCACCTGCATGCCCGGCGCCGCGCCACGGAAGAACTTCAGCGGGTTCAGGCCGTGCGCCAGCAGCAGCGCACTGTAGACCACCACGATATGCAGCGCGCAGGCCACGTACAGGGCCAGCACGAAGTGCCCCAGCGGCAGCAGCTTCTCGAACCCGTAGCTGCCAACCAGGCCGGCAATCAGGCCGAAGGTGCCGATCGGGGTGACTTCCAGCACGAAGCGGGTCACCTGGATCATGATGTCGCTCATCTGGCCGACCAGCTTGCGCGCCTCGGTCACCTTCTCGCCCAGCTTGACGATGGCAAAGCCCACCAGGCCGGCGAAGAAGATCACTGGCAGGATCGAGCCACGGCCCGCGGCCAGCACGGTCTCACCGGCGGCATTGACCTTGGTGCCGATGCCGGACAGCGCATAGAAGACATTTGCCGGCACCACGTCCAACAGCACCTGGACGACGCTCGGCACTTCGCGCGGCACGTAGTTGCTGGCCATCGACAGCTGCAGGCCACCGGCGCCGGGCTGCAGCACGCTGCCTACGGCCAGGCCCACGCACACCGCCAGCGCAGCGGTGATCACGAACCACAGGAAGGTGCGGCCACTGAGCGCGGCGACCGATTTCTGGCCGTGCAGCGACGAGATCGCATTGATGACTGCGAAGAACACCAGCGGCACCGCGATCATCTTGATCAGGGTGACGTACAGCTCGCCGAGCGGGCCGAACCACGTTTCCGCGGCCGGGCCAAGCGCCCAGCCGGCCAGCGCGCCGAGCACGAAGCCACCGACCACGCGCTGCCAGAATGGAATCCGCAGCCAGGCAGAGACCAGTTTCATAGGCAATCCAGAGGGAAGGAAGGGATGCTGGCACGATAGCCCAACGGGGGCCGCGGAACGACCGCCACGCCGACAAATCAGTGTGTCATCGGCGTGCCTTGCAGGGGCGGGCATAATGAACGTCCCGTTACAGTTTGTGAGATCCCAGCGTCCATGCGCCGTTCCGTCTCCCTGTTGGCCGCCTGCGCCACCACCCTGCTGCTGGGCGCCTGCGCCAGCACCGCCCCCGCGTCCGCTCCGGCCGGCCTGAAGGTCGCCGTCGATCCCGTCGCCCACCCGGCCGGCGAGACGCCGCAGTGGTGGTACCGCAGCGGCGCCGCCCAGGCCGCCGCCAACGGCGCGATGTCCGGCAAGGCCAAGAACGTCATCCTGTTCCTCGGCGACGGCATGAGCCTGACCACGGTGGCCGCTTCGCGCATCTACGAAGGCCAGCAGAAGGGGGGCTCGGGCGAAGAGAACCTGCTGTCCTGGGAACGCTTCCCGGCCACGGCGTTCAGCAAGACCTACAACACCGATTCGCAGACGCCCGATTCTGCAGGCACCATGACCGCCATCACCACCG
This genomic interval from Stenotrophomonas sp. 57 contains the following:
- a CDS encoding dicarboxylate/amino acid:cation symporter, which produces MKLVSAWLRIPFWQRVVGGFVLGALAGWALGPAAETWFGPLGELYVTLIKMIAVPLVFFAVINAISSLHGQKSVAALSGRTFLWFVITAALAVCVGLAVGSVLQPGAGGLQLSMASNYVPREVPSVVQVLLDVVPANVFYALSGIGTKVNAAGETVLAAGRGSILPVIFFAGLVGFAIVKLGEKVTEARKLVGQMSDIMIQVTRFVLEVTPIGTFGLIAGLVGSYGFEKLLPLGHFVLALYVACALHIVVVYSALLLAHGLNPLKFFRGAAPGMQVAFVSSSSFAAMPVALRSITHNLGVNKDYGSFAVPLGASIKMDGCGAIYPALCAVFIAQYSGVPLTPEQYVVVLIASVLGSFGTAGVPGTAVIMATVVLSAANLPLETIGYLYAIDRILDMMRTMTNVTGQMLVPVIVAKETGLLDQAVYDNPSSNVGVDDPDPTPPQR